One Helianthus annuus cultivar XRQ/B chromosome 7, HanXRQr2.0-SUNRISE, whole genome shotgun sequence genomic region harbors:
- the LOC110867875 gene encoding zinc finger protein ZPR1 homolog isoform X2, giving the protein MKNLFRKILLSAFECPHCGERNNEVQFAGEIQPKGSCYRLEYSAGDQKMLDRQVVKSETATIKIPQLDFEIPPEAQRGSLSTVEGILVRAADELQALQDERKKVDPQTAEAIDEFIRKLRACATGASSFTFVLDDPAGNSFIENPYAPSPDPSLSIDFYERTPEQQAALGYLVDQSQTREHGNDASSNNQTSEPHGSVGAVAGRRAIAQGNSAEFAEALFRYTAPEEVMTFPSTCGACAVRCETRMFVTKIPYFQEVIVMASTCDACGYRNSELKAGGAIPAKGKKVTLVVRNVEDLSRDVIKSDTASVKIPEIDLELAGGTLGGLVTTVEGLVTKISESLERVHGFTFGDSLDEDRKSRWLDFRARLVKLLNIEEPWTLILDDALANSFIAPATDDIKDDRQLTFEEYERSWEQNEELGLNDMDTSSADAAYASAS; this is encoded by the exons atgaaaaatctttttagAAAG ATTTTGTTGTCGGCATTCGAGTGTCCTCATTGTGGCGAGAG GAATAACGAGGTGCAGTTTGCGGGTGAAATACAACCCAAAGGTTCTTGCTATCGCTTGGAATACTCAGCAGGTGATCAAAAG ATGCTTGATCGACAAGTGGTGAAATCCGAAACTGCCACAATTAAG ATACCTCAACTGGATTTTGAGATTCCTCCAGAGGCGCAACGAGGATCTTTATCTACG GTGGAAGGAATTCTGGTCCGAGCCGCAGATGAATTACAAGCACTTCAAGATGAAAGAAAG AAAGTTGATCCCCAAACTGCCGAGGCTATAGACGAGTTCATACGAAAACTAAGAGCATGTGCAACAGGAGCTTCATCTTTTACCTTCGTACTAGACGATCCTGCTGGCAACAGCTTTATAGAGAACCC GTATGCTCCATCCCCAGATCCGTCATTAAGTATTGATTTTTACGAGCGAACCCCTGAGCAACAAGCTGCGCTTGGATATCTTGTTGACCAATCACAAACGAGAGAACACGGAAATGATGCATCATCAAATAATCAAACATCTGAACCACATGGATCAGTTGGAGCCGTTGCTGGACGGCGAGCTATTGCTCAGGGTAATAGTGCAGAATTCGCAGAGGCCCTGTTTCGCTATACTGCACCAGAAGAG GTGATGACTTTCCCATCGACATGTGGTGCTTGTGCTGTTAGGTGTGAGACTCGGATGTTTGTAACCA AGATTCCTTACTTCCAAGAGGTGATCGTGATGGCATCTACATGTGATGCTTGTGGCTATAGAAATTCTGAG TTAAAGGCAGGTGGTGCTATACCTGCAAAAGGAAAGAAAGTGACACTAGTAGTGCGAAATGTTGAAGATTTAAGCCGTGATGTGATTAAG TCAGACACTGCAAGTGTAAAAATCCCGGAGATCGATTTGGAGCTTGCTGGTGGCACATTGGGAGGTCTTGTGACCACTGTGGAAGGTTTGGTCACCAAAATCAGTGAAA GTCTTGAGAGAGTGCACGGGTTCACTTTTGGAGATAGTCTGGATGAGGATAGAAAAAGCAGATGGCTGGACTTCAGGGCGAGACTCGTCAAG CTTTTGAATATAGAAGAACCTTGGACGCTGATCTTAGACGATGCTCTGGCAAACTCTTTCATTGCACCGGCTACCGATGATATTAAAGATGACCGTCAGTTAACTT TTGAAGAATACGAGAGATCGTGGGAACAAAATGAGGAGTTGGGTTTAAATGACATGGACACCTCGTCTGCTGACGCTGCATATGCTTCTGCTTCGTGA
- the LOC110867875 gene encoding zinc finger protein ZPR1 isoform X1 yields MDVRSVVEAVSTDDDDAPVYQVESLCMRCGENGTTRFMLTLIPHFRKILLSAFECPHCGERNNEVQFAGEIQPKGSCYRLEYSAGDQKMLDRQVVKSETATIKIPQLDFEIPPEAQRGSLSTVEGILVRAADELQALQDERKKVDPQTAEAIDEFIRKLRACATGASSFTFVLDDPAGNSFIENPYAPSPDPSLSIDFYERTPEQQAALGYLVDQSQTREHGNDASSNNQTSEPHGSVGAVAGRRAIAQGNSAEFAEALFRYTAPEEVMTFPSTCGACAVRCETRMFVTKIPYFQEVIVMASTCDACGYRNSELKAGGAIPAKGKKVTLVVRNVEDLSRDVIKSDTASVKIPEIDLELAGGTLGGLVTTVEGLVTKISESLERVHGFTFGDSLDEDRKSRWLDFRARLVKLLNIEEPWTLILDDALANSFIAPATDDIKDDRQLTFEEYERSWEQNEELGLNDMDTSSADAAYASAS; encoded by the exons ATGGACGTTAGGTCTGTTGTTGAAGCTGTTTCAACCGATGATGATGACGCACCTGTGTACCAGGTTGAGAGCCTCTGCATGCGATGTGGTGAAAAT GGGACAACGAGATTTATGTTAACGTTGATTCCGCACTTTAGAAAG ATTTTGTTGTCGGCATTCGAGTGTCCTCATTGTGGCGAGAG GAATAACGAGGTGCAGTTTGCGGGTGAAATACAACCCAAAGGTTCTTGCTATCGCTTGGAATACTCAGCAGGTGATCAAAAG ATGCTTGATCGACAAGTGGTGAAATCCGAAACTGCCACAATTAAG ATACCTCAACTGGATTTTGAGATTCCTCCAGAGGCGCAACGAGGATCTTTATCTACG GTGGAAGGAATTCTGGTCCGAGCCGCAGATGAATTACAAGCACTTCAAGATGAAAGAAAG AAAGTTGATCCCCAAACTGCCGAGGCTATAGACGAGTTCATACGAAAACTAAGAGCATGTGCAACAGGAGCTTCATCTTTTACCTTCGTACTAGACGATCCTGCTGGCAACAGCTTTATAGAGAACCC GTATGCTCCATCCCCAGATCCGTCATTAAGTATTGATTTTTACGAGCGAACCCCTGAGCAACAAGCTGCGCTTGGATATCTTGTTGACCAATCACAAACGAGAGAACACGGAAATGATGCATCATCAAATAATCAAACATCTGAACCACATGGATCAGTTGGAGCCGTTGCTGGACGGCGAGCTATTGCTCAGGGTAATAGTGCAGAATTCGCAGAGGCCCTGTTTCGCTATACTGCACCAGAAGAG GTGATGACTTTCCCATCGACATGTGGTGCTTGTGCTGTTAGGTGTGAGACTCGGATGTTTGTAACCA AGATTCCTTACTTCCAAGAGGTGATCGTGATGGCATCTACATGTGATGCTTGTGGCTATAGAAATTCTGAG TTAAAGGCAGGTGGTGCTATACCTGCAAAAGGAAAGAAAGTGACACTAGTAGTGCGAAATGTTGAAGATTTAAGCCGTGATGTGATTAAG TCAGACACTGCAAGTGTAAAAATCCCGGAGATCGATTTGGAGCTTGCTGGTGGCACATTGGGAGGTCTTGTGACCACTGTGGAAGGTTTGGTCACCAAAATCAGTGAAA GTCTTGAGAGAGTGCACGGGTTCACTTTTGGAGATAGTCTGGATGAGGATAGAAAAAGCAGATGGCTGGACTTCAGGGCGAGACTCGTCAAG CTTTTGAATATAGAAGAACCTTGGACGCTGATCTTAGACGATGCTCTGGCAAACTCTTTCATTGCACCGGCTACCGATGATATTAAAGATGACCGTCAGTTAACTT TTGAAGAATACGAGAGATCGTGGGAACAAAATGAGGAGTTGGGTTTAAATGACATGGACACCTCGTCTGCTGACGCTGCATATGCTTCTGCTTCGTGA